Part of the Bacillota bacterium genome, GCCCAGCAGGATGTGCTCGGTGCCAACCACGTTGTGGCCAAGCCGTCGGGCTTCTTCCTGCGACAAAACCACGACCCGCTGGGCCCGCTCGGTGAATCGCCCAAACATACTCTTCTCACCGCTCCTTCCGAGCTACGCCTGCGGTGTCTCCTGCAGGCGGATGCGTTCTCGAATCATGGCGGCCCGGTGCACGTCGCGCTCCGCCGGGGAGAGTTCCCGGCCCATGAAGCTCTGCAGGTGCGCCGGGCGGATCAACACCAGAAGCTCCTTCAAAATCCGCTGATCCAGGCCCTTGATGATGCCCAGGTCGATCCCGAGCCTCACGTCGGAAAGGCGCTGCATCGCCTCCTGGGACGTGATGGCCCGAGAATACCGCAGCACCCCGTACGAGCGCCAGACCCTGTCCTCGAGCGCCCGCCGGTCCTGGCTCATCCGCTGCCGGGACGAGCGCTCGTGCCCGATCACTTCTCGGGCCAGATTGGCCAGATGCTTGAGAATTTCGTCCTCGCTGCGCCCCAGGCTCACCTGGTTTGAAATCTGGAATATATTGCCGATCGATTCCGTTCCCTCGCCGTAAAGCCCTCGGACCGCCACCCCAAACCGCGCCACCGCGCCCAGCACCTGCTGCAGCCGGTTGGTCATGGCTAGAGCCGGCAGGTGGAGCATCACCGAGGCCCGCAAGCCCGTGCCCACGTTGGTAGGCCAGGCCGTGAGGTAGCCTGCCCGCTCCGAGAAGGCGTACTCCAGCACCTCCGACAGCCGGTCGTCGACCCGGTCGGCCAGGTTTAGGGCCTCTTCCAGTTGAAAACCGGCGAACAGCGTCTGGATGCGCAGGTGGTCCTCTTCGTTGATCATAACGCTGACGGCCTCGTCGTCCCGGACGGCGAACGCCTTTTCCCGCACGTCCTGCGTGTGCATGGGGCTGATCAGGTGGCGCTCCACCAGCAGTTCCCGCTCGAGCGGCGCCACCTCGCTCATCCGCATGAACTTCAACGGCCCGCCCGACCGGGCGTCGAGGCCTGCGATGGCCTGCCGCGCCATGTCGACGACGGTGTGGAGCTGCTCGGCGCTGGCCACGCCGGGGAACGGGACGTCCCTGACGTTGCGTGCCAGGCG contains:
- a CDS encoding protein arginine kinase, encoding MSFEDMVRRHVRGWIVGDGPEADVVLGTRVRLARNVRDVPFPGVASAEQLHTVVDMARQAIAGLDARSGGPLKFMRMSEVAPLERELLVERHLISPMHTQDVREKAFAVRDDEAVSVMINEEDHLRIQTLFAGFQLEEALNLADRVDDRLSEVLEYAFSERAGYLTAWPTNVGTGLRASVMLHLPALAMTNRLQQVLGAVARFGVAVRGLYGEGTESIGNIFQISNQVSLGRSEDEILKHLANLAREVIGHERSSRQRMSQDRRALEDRVWRSYGVLRYSRAITSQEAMQRLSDVRLGIDLGIIKGLDQRILKELLVLIRPAHLQSFMGRELSPAERDVHRAAMIRERIRLQETPQA